A stretch of Anaeromyxobacter sp. DNA encodes these proteins:
- a CDS encoding DUF4140 domain-containing protein, with translation MRPSPALVSTLAAIIIAAPRPAQGGDLLATSRVDAVTVYRAWARVTRLARVELPAGDSRVLLTGLPPGLDDESLRVEGKGTARARVFGVSAEPFTAAEAAAPEVRAAEDRVEALEADDRALDDRVAAARARGKFAESLRASYSEERAKNLAVRGVSACEWADLLAFVDGQLAGAAAEVRKAEAGKRDLARRLAAARADLEKLNAKRGETTKVVAVEVSMSGPGR, from the coding sequence ATGCGCCCGTCCCCCGCCCTCGTCTCGACCCTGGCAGCCATCATCATCGCAGCCCCGCGCCCAGCCCAGGGTGGCGATCTCCTGGCCACCTCGCGGGTGGACGCGGTCACCGTCTACCGCGCCTGGGCCCGGGTGACCCGCCTGGCCCGGGTCGAGCTCCCGGCCGGCGACTCCCGGGTGCTCCTGACCGGGCTGCCGCCGGGGCTGGACGACGAGTCGCTCCGCGTGGAGGGCAAGGGGACCGCCCGGGCCAGGGTCTTCGGCGTCAGCGCCGAGCCCTTCACCGCCGCCGAGGCCGCGGCCCCCGAGGTGCGGGCCGCCGAGGACCGGGTCGAGGCGCTGGAGGCCGACGACCGGGCCCTCGACGACCGCGTCGCCGCGGCGCGGGCCCGCGGCAAGTTCGCCGAGTCGCTCCGGGCCAGCTACTCGGAGGAGCGGGCCAAGAACCTGGCCGTCCGCGGCGTCAGCGCCTGCGAGTGGGCCGACCTGCTCGCCTTCGTGGACGGGCAGCTGGCCGGCGCCGCCGCCGAGGTGCGCAAGGCCGAGGCCGGCAAGCGCGACCTGGCGCGCCGGCTGGCGGCGGCCCGCGCCGACCTCGAGAAGCTGAACGCCAAGCGCGGCGAGACCACCAAGGTGGTGGCGGTGGAGGTCTCGATGAGCGGGCCGGGTCGCTGA
- a CDS encoding PAS domain-containing protein: protein MSSDSNTPGGSARDGAFHAVVQASPFGMHLYRLEPDGRLVFVGANPAADRILGVANAQFVGRTIEEAFPPLVATEVPARYRAAAGQGLSWRTEQVAYQDDRIVGAFEVTAFQIGPGEMAALFQDITERKRAEVALAQEKERLSVTLRSIGDGVISADVAGRITLMNRVAERLTGWTAAEALGRPVGEVLRLVDQATRAPLPDPVARVLAVDGATELPARTLLVARGGAELSVGDSGAPIRDDQSRVIGVVLVFRDITERERLDEAERRNQRLESLGLLAGGIAHDFNNLLSGLFGYVDLALEACHEPEVVRDYMTSASSVLNRAKGLTHQLLTFARGGTPVRRAVDLPQLLRETTRFALTGAPIQSVLDVAPDLAPVHADPGQLGQAIDNLLINAKQAMPGGGRVEVSARGLAPGAPRPADLLPGRRYVVIEVRDHGTGIPPEHLPHVFDPFFTTKQSGSGLGLASVHSIMKKHGGAVEVSSEPGRGACFRLYLPAHEAEVSAAPPGATPSDFTGRTVLVLDDEDYLRDVAGAMLRRLGCDVVLVRDGAEVAPASRLARQQGRPLDAVILDLTIPGGMGGRRALEELRRVEPAVAALASSGYSEDPVIATPASYGFHGSLRKPYVLEELRAALAKALAAGG, encoded by the coding sequence ATGTCCAGCGACAGCAACACGCCCGGTGGGTCGGCACGAGACGGGGCGTTCCACGCGGTGGTGCAGGCGTCGCCGTTCGGCATGCACCTCTACCGGCTGGAGCCCGACGGCCGCCTGGTCTTCGTCGGCGCCAACCCGGCCGCCGACCGGATCCTCGGAGTCGCCAACGCCCAGTTCGTGGGGCGGACCATCGAGGAGGCCTTCCCCCCGCTGGTGGCCACCGAGGTCCCGGCCCGCTACCGCGCCGCCGCCGGCCAGGGCCTCTCCTGGCGCACCGAGCAGGTGGCCTACCAGGACGACCGGATCGTCGGCGCCTTCGAGGTGACCGCCTTCCAGATCGGGCCCGGCGAGATGGCGGCCCTCTTCCAGGACATCACCGAGCGGAAGCGGGCCGAGGTGGCCCTGGCCCAGGAGAAGGAGCGGCTCTCGGTGACGCTCCGCTCCATCGGCGACGGCGTCATCTCCGCCGACGTGGCCGGCCGGATCACCCTGATGAACCGGGTGGCCGAGCGGCTGACCGGCTGGACCGCCGCCGAGGCGCTCGGGCGCCCCGTCGGCGAGGTGCTGCGGCTGGTGGATCAGGCCACCCGGGCCCCCCTCCCCGACCCGGTGGCCCGGGTGCTGGCCGTCGACGGCGCCACCGAGCTGCCCGCCCGCACCCTGCTGGTGGCCCGCGGCGGGGCGGAGCTGAGCGTGGGGGACAGCGGCGCCCCCATCCGCGACGACCAGAGCCGGGTCATCGGCGTGGTGCTGGTCTTCCGCGACATCACCGAGCGGGAGCGACTCGACGAGGCGGAGCGGCGCAACCAGCGGCTGGAGTCGCTCGGGCTGCTGGCGGGTGGCATCGCACACGACTTCAACAACCTGCTCTCCGGCCTGTTCGGGTACGTCGACCTGGCCCTCGAGGCCTGCCACGAGCCCGAGGTGGTGCGCGACTACATGACGAGCGCCTCCTCGGTCCTGAACCGGGCCAAGGGGCTGACCCACCAGCTGCTCACCTTCGCCCGCGGCGGCACGCCGGTCCGGCGCGCCGTGGACCTCCCCCAGCTCCTCCGCGAGACCACCCGCTTCGCCCTGACCGGCGCTCCGATCCAGTCGGTCCTCGACGTCGCCCCGGACCTGGCTCCGGTCCACGCCGACCCCGGGCAGCTCGGCCAGGCCATCGACAACCTGCTCATCAACGCCAAGCAGGCCATGCCGGGCGGCGGCCGCGTCGAGGTGTCCGCGAGGGGCCTGGCCCCGGGGGCGCCGCGCCCTGCCGACCTCCTCCCAGGCCGGCGCTACGTGGTGATCGAGGTGCGTGACCACGGCACCGGCATCCCACCCGAGCACCTGCCGCACGTCTTCGACCCCTTCTTCACGACCAAGCAGTCCGGCAGCGGGCTCGGCCTGGCCAGCGTCCACTCCATCATGAAGAAGCACGGCGGCGCCGTGGAGGTCTCCTCGGAGCCCGGGCGCGGCGCCTGCTTCAGGCTCTACCTGCCGGCCCACGAGGCCGAGGTCTCGGCGGCGCCCCCCGGCGCGACCCCCTCCGACTTCACCGGGCGGACCGTCCTGGTGCTCGACGACGAGGACTACCTCCGCGACGTGGCCGGCGCCATGCTCCGCCGGCTCGGCTGCGACGTGGTGCTGGTCCGCGACGGCGCCGAGGTGGCGCCGGCGTCCCGCCTGGCCCGCCAGCAGGGGCGCCCCCTCGACGCCGTCATCCTGGACCTGACCATCCCAGGGGGCATGGGCGGGCGGCGCGCCCTCGAGGAGCTCCGGCGCGTGGAGCCGGCCGTCGCGGCGCTGGCCTCCAGCGGCTATTCGGAGGACCCCGTCATCGCCACACCCGCCAGCTACGGCTTCCACGGGAGCCTGCGGAAGCCCTACGTGCTCGAGGAGCTGCGCGCCGCCCTGGCCAAGGCGCTGGCCGCGGGCGGGTGA